In Anas acuta chromosome 21, bAnaAcu1.1, whole genome shotgun sequence, one genomic interval encodes:
- the LOC137842917 gene encoding zinc finger MYM-type protein 4-like isoform X7, translating to MLCAETFLFRCVKLQSQKFRMRQEVGCKAKLQLLTRKFEDKSDAVFDITEKCGEILDAEMSEDTDHNLTTALDSVSYGIQNRTGSENSLLDDDDDDDYFLNSGDLAGIPVVGSDNEDDQNFTPKDTLPSTIHAEDHLEEGKRVTEHELDSEKDIQIQNAIQKDLTSPFEQGPVFKSMRKDFSITRDNGKETFSTKDKNREGHFQEREKRLEKIPKDMDSRLKSSFLDKAVHNQVEETLRTQLAPQTPETNFRESSYLFSSKESIGQELGNSFAPNIRIKEEPLDDEYDKAMAPQQGLLDKIKDEPDNSEEYGQQPKTQEGELKISAVFSVSGSPLAPQLSSGFQPAVASSGMSKMLPSVPTTAVRVSCSGCKKILQKGQTAYQRKGSTQLFCSTLCLTGYTVPASRPPASTKKTCSSCSKDILNPKDVITAQFDSTNSSKDFCSQSCLSTYELKRKPVVTIHTNSISTKCSMCQKNAVIRHEVNYQNVVHKLCSDACFSKFRSANNLTMNCCENCGGYCYSGSGQCHMLQIEGQSKKFCSSTCVTAYKQKSAKITPCTLCKSLRSSAEMIESTNNLGKTELFCSINCLSAYRVKMVTSAGVQVQCNSCKTSANPQYHLAMSDGSIRNFCSYSCVVAFQNLFNKPAGMNSSVVPLSQGQVIVSIPSGATVSAGGTTSTVSPSSVSSSAAAGLQRLAAQSQQVTFARTVVKLRCQHCNRLFATKPELLDYKGKMFQFCGKTCCDEYKKRSSVIALCEYCRIEKIIKETVRFSGIDKTFCSEGCKLLYKHDLGKRWGTHCKMCSYCLQTSPKLVQNHFGGKMEDFCSEECMSKFTVLFYQMAKCDGCKRQGKLSESMKWQGEIKHFCNLLCILMFCNQQNASDPPPPNNTANLSMAPASSSGPPSLRKDSTPVIANVVSLASTPAAQPTVNSNNVLQGAVPTVTAKIIGDASTQTDALKLPSSQPPRLLKNKALLCKPITQTKATSCKPHTQNKECQTEEEEEVQPQIIVVPVPVPVFVPVPLHLYTQYTPVPLGMPVPVPVPMLFPTTLDNADKIIETIQDIKDKIPTNPFEADLLQMAEMIAEDEEKEKTHSHGGSQTSEHELFLDPKIFEKDQGSTYSGDLESEAVSTPHSWEDELNHYALRSNALPEPDPEVKQFSKGDVEQDLEADFPSDSFDPLSKGLGLQSRSRARRRHRDGFPQPKRRGRKKSVVSVEPRNLMQGSYPGCSVSGMTLKYMYGVNAWKNWVQWKNAQEEQGDLKFSVRPVKVKEDILSCTFAELSFGLCQFIQEVRRPNGEKYDPDSILYLCLGIQQVICSHELKRNTYGNVNSWVHIPL from the exons TTTGAAGATAAATCTGATGCGGTATTTgatattacagaaaaat GTGGTGAAATCCTGGATGCAGAAATGTCTGAGGACACTGACCACAACTTAACAACCGCCCTCGACAGCGTATCGTATGGAATACAGAATCGAACAGGATCTGAAAACTCACTGctggatgatgatgatgatgatgattattttcTGAACTCGGGGGATCTGGCAGGCATACCTGTTGTTGGGAGTGACAATGAAGATGATCAAAACTTCACTCCAAAAGACACTCTCCCTTCCACAATTCATGCTGAAGACCATCTAGAAGAGGGCAAGAGGGTTACAGAGCATGAGCTGGACAGTGAAAAAGATATTCAGATTCAAAATGCAATCCAAAAGGATCTCACTTCACCGTTCGAGCAGGGCCCTGTATTTAAATCAATGCGAAAAGATTTTAGCATAACGAGAGATAATGGCAAAGAGACTTTTTCAACAAAGGACAAGAATAGAGAAGGACATTTTCAAGAACGTGAAAAACGGTTGGAAAAAATCCCTAAAGATATGGATTCTAGattgaaaagcagttttcttgACAAAGCAG TTCATAATCAAGTAGAAGAAACATTACGGACGCAGTTAGCGCCACAAACTCCAGAAACTAACTTCAGG GAGTCTAGCTACCTATTTTCTAGTAAGGAATCTATTGGACAAGAGCTGGGGAATTCCTTTGCACCAAATATTAGAATTAAGGAGGAGCCTTTGGATGACGAATATGATAAAGCTAtggccccacagcagggacTATTAGACAAAATTAAAGATGAACCTGATAATTCTGAG gAGTACGGCCAACAGCCAAAAACTCAGGAAGGGGAGCTGAAAATCAGTGCTGTATTTTCAGTCAGTGGCAGTCCTCTTG ctccACAGCTGTCATCAGGTTTCCAGCCTGCTGTGGCATCCTCTGGCATGAGTAAAATGCTTCCTTCAGTTCCAACCACAGCTGTTCGGGTTTCCTGTTCTGGCTGtaaaaaaatcctgcagaagGGGCAAACCGCATACCAGAGGAAAGGCTCTACCCAGCTCTTCTGCTCCACACTGTGCCTCACTGGATACACTGTTCCAGCTTCTCGCCCACCAGCTTCTACCAAGAAAACCTGCTCAAGCTGCTCAAA agaCATTCTAAATCCAAAGGATGTGATCACTGCCCAGTTTGACAGTACAAATTCCAGTAAGGATTTCTGCAGCCAGTCGTGTCTTTCTACATATGAACTCAAAAGGAAACCTGTTGTTACTATTCACACTAACAGCATTTCAACCAAGTGCAGCATGTGCCAGAAGAATGCAGTG attaGACATGAAGTGAATTACCAGAATGTCGTGCACAAGCTCTGCAGTGATGCCTGCTTCTCCAAGTTCCGCTCAGCTAATAACTTGACCATGAACTGTTGTGAGAATTGTGGAGGCTACTGCTACAGTGGGTCTGGCCAATGTCACATGCTTCAAATAGAGGGACAGTCAAAAAAGTTTTGCAGTTCAACGTGTGTGACAGCGTACAAGCAG AAGTCGGCTAAAATTACACCTTGCACACTGTGTAAATCTTTGAGATCTTCGGCTGAGATGATAGAGAGCACAAATAACTTAGGAAAAACTGAACTGTTTTGCTCTATTAACTGCTTGTCAGCATACAGAGTGAAAATGGTTACTTCTGCAG GTGTTCAAGTTCAGTGCAACAGCTGTAAAACTTCAGCAAACCCTCAGTATCACTTGGCTATGTCAGATGGGAGCATACGCAATTTTTGCAGCTACAGTTGTGTAGTAGCTTTTCAG AATTTGTTCAACAAGCCTGCAGGGATGAACTCCTCAGTTGTACCCCTATCGCAAGGTCAAGTCATTGTAAGCATTCCGTCGGGGGCAACAGTATCAGCAGGTGGCACCACCTCCACTGTGTCTCCCAGCTCCGTGAGCagttcagctgcagctggtcTACAGAGGCTGGCTGCCCAGTCCCAGCAAGTCACTTTTGCCCGCACTGTTGTGAAACTCAGGTGTCAGCACTGTAACAGGTTGTTTGCAACCAAACCAGAACTGCTTGACTACAAG ggtaaaatgtttcagttttgtgGGAAGACCTGCTGTGATGAATATAAGAAGAGGAGCAGTGTAATAGCATTGTGTGAATACTGCAGAATTGAGAAGATTATCAAGGAGACAGTGCGATTCTCAGGCATAGATAAGACATTCTGTAGTGAAG GTTGTAAACTGCTCTATAAACATGACTTGGGGAAACGCTGGGGAACCCACTGTAAAATGTGCAGTTACTGTTTACAGACTTCCCCCAAACTGGTCCAGAATCACTTTGGGGGGAAAATGGAAGATTTCTGCTCAGAGGAGTGCATGTCTAAattcacagttttgttttaccaG ATGGCAAAGTGTGATGGTTGTAAGAGGCAAGGTAAACTCAGTGAGTCCATGAAATGGCAAGGGGAGATCAAGCATTTTTGCAATCTGCTTTGTATTCTGATGTTCTGTAATCAGCAAAATGCTTCTGACCCTCCACCCCCAAACAACACAG CAAACCTTTCTATGGCACCAGCTTCCTCGTCAGGCCCACCTTCTTTGAGGAAGGACTCAACCCCTGTCATAGCAAATGTGGTGTCCCTTGCAAGTACCCCTGCTGCCCAGCCTACGGTTAACTCCAACAATGTTTTACAGG GTGCAGTCCCTACTGtgacagcaaaaataatagGAGAT GCTAGTACTCAGACAGATGCCCTAAAACTACCATCATCACAACCACCTAGGCttctaaaaaacaaagcattgttGTGCAAGCCAATCACACAGACTAAGGCCACCTCGTGCAAACCTcatacacaaaacaaagaatgcCAGACAG aagaagaagaagaagttcAACCCCAAATCATTGTGGTACCTGTTCCTGTACCAGTGTTTGTGCCAGTACCCCTTCACCTCTACACTCAGTACACACCAGTTCCGCTTGGGATGCCAGTACCT GTACCAGTTCCAATGCTTTTCCCAACTACCCTGGATAATGCTGATAAGATCATTGAAACTATTCAGGATATCAAGGATAAGATTCCCACAAATCCATTTGAAGCTGATCTCCTTCAGATGGCAGAAATGATTGCAgaagatgaggagaaagaaaaaacacactcTCATGGTG GATCTCAAACGTCTGAGCATGAGCTCTTCTTGGACCCCAAGATATTTGAGAAAG ACCAAGGTAGCACTTACAGTGGAGATCTAGAATCAGAAGCAGTGTCCACTCCACACAGCTGGGAGGATGAGTTAAATCACTATGCCTTACGATCAAATGCCCTCCCAGAACCAGATCCAGAAGTGAAGCAGTTCTCCAAAGGTGACGTGGAACAGGACCTGGAGGCAGATTTTCCATCAG ACTCATTTGACCCTCTCAGTAAAGGACTGGGTTTGCAGTCACGTTCACGAGCAAGACGGAGACACAGAGATGGCTTCCCACAGCCAAAAAGACGG GGGCGGAAGAAGTCTGTAGTTTCTGTAGAGCCCCGCAATCTGATGCAGGGCTCCTACCCAGGTTGCTCTGTTTCTGGGATGACCCTAAAGTACATGTATGGGGTAAATGCCTGGAAGAACTGGGTCCAATGGAAAAACGCACAGGAGGAACAAGGGGACCTGAAGTTTTCAG